A section of the Rhipicephalus sanguineus isolate Rsan-2018 chromosome 11, BIME_Rsan_1.4, whole genome shotgun sequence genome encodes:
- the LOC119374980 gene encoding uncharacterized protein LOC119374980, which translates to MRAISKLQNTLLLHRHVKRLNSSRRNSCSPAQAKAAKDDGAVSAPPVGSPSKQHVAISDHKADGVEDDDEAKVNAVGTAAASTKTTHRVSLSGTNVRNLSRSRPSASRLGVNGGRCPSAETSQTSGGGNNARRSSSFTPLAIRGCGGAACGADKVSIVLNLPDGNSVLRSFPASAYLDEVRWYTEELLARVIPTCFPFTMARTNPLREFSREDYRKTLEQLHLVPSAALLVLPRSAAMGESGAPPLVPSGANGDPFWYSIFRLVFGMFVATPLALFWNLVCPENEPSMTAAREAFLSGSLGSSTLSALPRSGVATAVTPLRSASSSRLCRRRQSSHTENFDLF; encoded by the exons ATGCGAGCGATTAGTAAGCTGCAGAACACACTGCTGCTCCATCGTCACGTCAAACGACTGAATTCTTCCAGGAGGAACTCCTGCTCGCCG GCACAGGCGAAAGCAGCTAAAGACGACGGTGCGGTGTCAGCGCCCCCTGTGGGGTCGCCGAGCAAACAGCACGTTGCCATCAGCGACCACAAGGCAGACGGcgtcgaagacgacgacgaggcaAAGGTGAACGCCGTCGGGACCGCTGCTGCGAGCACCAAGACCACGCACCGGGTCTCGCTGTCCGGCACGAACGTCCGGAACCTGTCTCGTAGCCGACCGTCGGCGAGTCGCCTGGGAGTCAATGGCGGTCGGTGTCCGAGCGCCGAAACGTCTCAGACGTCCGGAGGAGGCAACAACGCTCGCAGGTCGTCAAGCTTCACGCCGCTGGCGATTCGCGGCTGCGGCGGTGCCGCCTGTGGCGCCGACAAGGTCAGCATCGTGCTCAACTTGCCGGACGGCAACTCGGTGCTCAGGTCTTTCCCGGCGTCCGCGTACCTGGACGAAGTGCGCTGGTACACAGAGGAACTGCTAGCCAGGGTGATACCAACCTGCTTCCCGTTCACCATGGCGCGCACCAACCCACTGCGCGAATTCTCCCGCGAGGATTACCGCAAGACGCTCGAGCAGCTGCACCTGGTGCCGTCCGCGGCGCTCCTCGTGTTGCCCAG ATCAGCGGCTATGGGCGAGAGCGGAGCGCCGCCGCTGGTCCCTAGCGGCGCCAACGGCGACCCCTTCTGGTACTCGATCTTCCGGCTGGTGTTCGGCATGTTCGTGGCCACGCCGCTGGCGCTCTTCTGGAACCTAGTCTGCCCCGAGAACGAACCGTCAATGACGGCTGCTCGTGAAGCCTTCCTCTCGGGCAGCCTGGGCAGTTCGACACTGTCGGCGTTGCCGCGGTCTGGCGTCGCGACCGCAGTGACACCTCTGCGCAGCGCCAGCAGCAGCAGGCTGTGTCGTCGCAGGCAGTCAAGCCACACTGAGAACTTTGACCTCTTCTGA
- the LOC125756399 gene encoding nucleolar and coiled-body phosphoprotein 1-like encodes MRWFSGNMLQAIAEAHSRRVLLLVFIEGDDLASQNMRSTFDDAEVNKLIDVMGCVPIRLRANSNACRQFTLVYPVTAIPSTFFISSRGNLEASIVGFTDPVLFGDRLAALMASCNLKKVDSEMRNASEASLSVDRMMRLNRQSSTARLPTSAEGGPGPLSQQPPPTEGAIKKRSKGGERRSKKRLRRQEANVQTSIVVLAEQATQINMDDKRSYNSLLQKLAAMEETTSVPTATVATAKVHGELAGDLASLMGDGKEKRDLGVPQESEGALAGGADVDQKGKPLTGNKSEHAVDNGANDQALPGSHKTKGDDEINASMRPPPPPPPPPPPPAAEAVRANKDQGPVNDVPPVALDDADSILCDVIADGPGLLIKFAVLAQEFADKVLGSSQHEHTDGKSLEASAAETPKADVRRPAKSSHRPKAKQEAAKSETSPPAKTVEIHAMKDRQRQPADSFKRACQLESLQANVGDAPEAIATLQEEEALEQVGDKDNSADKRTRSSGTRSHKQQRNSDASLQSPQQQAKHGSEKRKKHRDSTAKDHTGDSKKTTASPKKVTAKAAVAPGSSTQEPDNNLGQLALKIKHFESVAGGASQDPKVLSEKKAKRPKSASPSKPPPPPANDTRARSPENNGSPITQMSSAPPPLPTVSLEQEVCVMRMRPGIDTITEEETGAIESCLTTPQPTPPPPPPLPPTPEVPTQPDVQKVPEEMSHKSSVKEPACETMPAPLSGSQPPSKQTTQATTAQNRKSHQSRKSARRPSSPNRSKEFLTASNSQLEDPIVFGPTHRTSDDSAAAASKRAPLSHSRPRGDRRVATAARSPPYERLVDSDGDDETVDDELMARRTPSSFRVEADWMDEMARTASRRTLLYRAGALEESLNNLFRTLNDMEGPTISLSVGGQSRTSVTKVGSSEVP; translated from the coding sequence ATGAGGTGGTTCAGCGGCAACATGCTGCAGGCCATCGCCGAGGCCCACAGCCGACGCGTCCTCCTCTTGGTGTTCATCGAGGGAGACGACCTGGCATCGCAGAATATGCGCTCCACCTTCGACGACGCCGAGGTGAACAAGCTGATCGACGTCATGGGCTGCGTCCCCATCCGGCTACGCGCAAACAGCAACGCCTGCCGCCAGTTCACGCTCGTCTACCCGGTGACCGCTATCCCGTCGACCTTCTTCATCAGCTCTCGCGGCAACCTCGAGGCGTCCATCGTGGGTTTCACCGACCCGGTCTTGTTCGGCGACCGACTCGCGGCGCTCATGGCGTCGTGCAACCTCAAGAAGGTCGACTCCGAGATGCGAAACGCGAGCGAGGCGAGCCTGTCCGTCGACCGCATGATGCGCCTGAACCGCCAGTCGTCCACCGCTCGACTCCCCACCTCGGCGGAAGGCGGCCCCGGACCGCTTTCTCAGCAACCGCCGCCGACCGAAGGTGCCATCAAGAAACGCAGCAAGGGCGGAGAGCGACGCTCCAAGAAGAGGCTCAGGAGACAGGAGGCCAACGTGCAGACCAGCATCGTTGTGCTCGCCGAGCAGGCAACGCAGATCAACATGGACGACAAGCGGTCGTACAATAGCCTGCTCCAGAAACTAGCCGCCATGGAAGAGACGACGTCGGTGCCGACCGCCACCGTCGCGACGGCGAAGGTACACGGCGAGCTGGCCGGAGACTTGGCGTCGCTCATGGGAGACGGCAAGGAAAAGAGAGACCTGGGTGTCCCGCAAGAAAGTGAGGGTGCACTCGCCGGAGGAGCTGACGTCGACCAGAAAGGCAAGCCCCTCACCGGTAACAAAAGCGAGCACGCTGTTGACAACGGTGCGAACGACCAGGCGCTACCGGGATCGCACAAGACCAAGGGCGACGACGAGATCAACGCGAGCATGCGGCccccgcctcctcctcctccaccacCACCGCCTCCGGCCGCAGAAGCCGTCCGCGCGAACAAAGACCAGGGCCCCGTCAACGATGTCCCGCCGGTAGCGTTAGACGACGCCGATTCGATATTGTGCGACGTGATCGCGGACGGCCCCGGGCTGTTAATAAAATTCGCCGTGCTCGCGCAGGAGTTTGCGGACAAAGTCCTGGGCAGCTCGCAGCACGAGCACACCGACGGCAAGTCCCTGGAAGCCTCTGCCGCGGAGACGCCCAAGGCGGACGTGCGCAGACCCGCCAAGTCCTCTCACAGGCCGAAGGCCAAGCAGGAAGCCGCCAAATCCGAGACGTCGCCTCCGGCCAAGACAGTCGAGATTCACGCCATGAAGGACAGGCAGAGGCAACCGGCAGACTCGTTCAAGAGGGCGTGCCAGTTAGAGAGCCTGCAGGCTAACGTTGGCGACGCTCCCGAAGCCATTGCGACGTTACAAGAGGAGGAGGCGCTGGAACAGGTTGGAGACAAGGACAATTCGGCGGATAAGCGAACACGTTCTTCGGGCACGCGTTCCCATAAGCAGCAGCGTAATTCAGACGCGTCATTGCAGTCGCCGCAGCAGCAAGCCAAACACGGCTCCGAGAAACGGAAGAAGCATCGCGATTCCACGGCGAAGGACCACACGGGCGACTCGAAGAAAACGACGGCGTCCCCGAAGAAAGTGACCGCGAAGGCTGCTGTGGCACCCGGGTCATCCACTCAAGAGCCAGACAACAACCTCGGCCAACTCGCCCTAAAGATTAAGCATTTCGAATCCGTCGCTGGCGGCGCCTCACAGGACCCGAAGGTCCTGTCCGAGAAGAAAGCGAAGAGGCCCAAGAGCGCTTCGCCGtccaagccgccgccgccgccagcgaaTGACACGCGGGCAAGGTCTCCCGAAAACAACGGGTCGCCGATAACGCAGATGTCgtccgcgccgccgccgctgccgacgGTATCCCTCGAACAAGAAGTGTGCGTCATGCGCATGCGACCGGGAATCGACACCATCACCGAGGAAGAGACCGGAGCCATCGAGTCGTGTCTTACGACTCCGCAGCccacaccgccgccgccgccgcctcttcCTCCGACTCCCGAAGTACCTACTCAACCGGACGTCCAGAAAGTCCCGGAGGAGATGTCCCACAAGTCATCCGTGAAGGAGCCCGCGTGCGAAACGATGCCTGCGCCCCTTTCGGGGTCGCAGCCGCCTTCGAAGCAGACGACTCAAGCCACAACGGCTCAGAATCGCAAGTCTCACCAGTCGCGGAAGAGCGCCCGGAGGCCCTCCAGTCCCAACAGGAGCAAGGAGTTCCTCACGGCCAGCAACTCTCAGCTGGAAGACCCGATCGTCTTCGGTCCCACGCACCGCACGAGCGATGACAGCGCCGCCGCGGCGTCGAAGAGGGCGCCGCTGTCGCATTCGCGACCGAGAGGAGACCGGAGGGTGGCGACGGCGGCCAGAAGCCCACCGTACGAGCGACTCGTGGACAGCGACGGCGACGACGAGACCGTAGACGACGAGTTGATGGCTCGCAGGACTCCCTCGTCGTTCAGGGTCGAGGCCGACTGGATGGACGAGATGGCTCGCACGGCGTCTAGGCGTACCCTTCTTTACCGGGCGGGCGCCCTCGAGGAGTCGCTGAACAACCTGTTCCGCACGCTCAACGACATGGAAGGCCCCACCATTTCTCTCAGTGTCGGTGGTCAGTCGCGCACCAGCGTCACCAAGGTTGGTTCCAGTGAGGTCCCTTAG